A portion of the Amyelois transitella isolate CPQ chromosome 2, ilAmyTran1.1, whole genome shotgun sequence genome contains these proteins:
- the LOC106136860 gene encoding eEF1A lysine and N-terminal methyltransferase homolog gives MNLLPKSHKEFSEKDYWNKFFKKRGNRAFEWYGEYLELSSHLHKYIKPKDAVLITGCGNSSLSADLYDVGYHNITNIDVSEVVIRQMNNINAKRSAMKFLCMDAMNMTFENEEFNVVLDKGTLDALMPDDGEETQRRIDKYFSEIKRVLKLAGRYVCVTLLQSHILNKLLATFCDKSWMLRVVRCHEAEEKNAENSDGPTLPVFVVVATKFKQMPQLILEVCMAGDKMVRLSKFEEVTEYVKSSQDAAFVTSSLARSTLADDDEVSFDLFRPGEKSPRYTLYVVDQKMQQGDNKYAVFIVPQGRESEWLFGSPAGRRHLRHTARFGRLVVAALRRGNHFDSLDEVKEELAQSAKMLTPYGFVGQIPFVSLGNELGRRVKVHEGTSALSGNFVVEDVDVEGEIYRRLVFLENQFLVQSEARLKPVTHKNKSRLAVDFGIMSLYQAFMCVGVQMSRGAGGGGGARAALIGLGGGGLAMFLRLCYADLKVTAVDIDPVMLDVARDHFELKVDDRLMVQIKDGLDFLRDEARNGHKYESVMFDMDSKDSTLGLSCPPKQFLDNDVLEDVRTILTDDGHFIVNLVCRNEALHSSIIKMMKPHFKHIMTATLTEDVNEILIATNGKNVYKMDALEDAVKRLNAAARESKLVAVNSVDLKDFMQNVNIVS, from the exons atgaatctcTTACCTAAGAGCCATAAAGAATTCAGTGAAAAAGATTACtggaataaatttttcaagaaACGTGGAAATAGAGCGTTTGAATG GTACGGGGAGTATTTAGAACTATCTTCTCATCTTCACAAGTACATAAAACCCAAAGATGCTGTACTTATCACTGGATGTGGTAATTCAAGCCTTAGTGCGGATTTATATGATGTCGGGTatcataatattacaaatatcgACGTTTCTGAAGTTGTGATAAGGcaaatgaataatataaacgcTAAGAGAAGCGCTATGAAGTTTCTATGCATGGATGCTATGAATATGACTTTTGAAAATGAAGAGTTTAACGTGGTACTAGATAAAGGTACTTTAGATGCGCTCATGCCTGATGATGGCGAGGAAACTCAAAGAagaattgataaatatttctcAGAAATAAAGAGGGTGCTGAAACTTGCTGGCCGCTATGTCTGTGTGACGTTATTGCAGAGTCatatattgaataaattattggcGACTTTTTGTGATAAGTCATGGATGTTAAGAGTAGTAAGATGTCACGAGGCGGAGGAGAAAAATGCTGAGAACAGTGATGGACCGACTCTGCCAGTGTTTGTTGTTGTCGCCACAAAGTTTAAACAAATGCCCCAATTA ATTCTTGAAGTATGCATGGCGGGAGACAAGATGGTACGGTTGAGTAAATTTGAAGAGGTCACCGAGTATGTAAAGTCTTCTCAGGATGCGGCTTTTGTAACCAGCAGCCTTGCTCGGAGTACCCTGGCTGATGATGATGAG gtatCCTTTGATCTGTTCCGGCCGGGTGAGAAGAGTCCCCGCTACACACTGTACGTAGTCGATCAGAAGATGCAGCAGGGCGACAACAAATATGCAGTCTTCATTGTTCCACAAGGCAG GGAATCGGAGTGGCTGTTCGGATCGCCTGCCGGCCGCCGCCACTTGCGGCACACCGCGCGGTTCGGCCGATTGGTGGTGGCCGCGTTGCGCAGGGGCAACCATTTCGACTCCCTCGACGAGGTCAAGGAAGAGTTGGCCCAGTCGGCGAAGATGCTGACACCGTACGGATTTGTGGGACaa ATACCCTTCGTGTCGCTAGGGAACGAATTGGGCCGTCGCGTGAAGGTTCACGAGGGTACGTCAGCGCTTTCTGGCAATTTCGTGGTCGAAGACGTCGATGTGGAGGGTGAAATTTATCGCAGGCTCGTTTTCCTTGAGAACCAGTTCCTGGTTCAATCTGAGGCTAGGCTAAAACCTG TGACGCACAAGAACAAGTCCCGCCTCGCGGTGGACTTCGGAATCATGTCGCTGTACCAGGCGTTTATGTGCGTGGGCGTGCAAATGTCGCGGGGCGCGGGGGGTgggggcggcgcgcgcgcagcgcTCATCGGgctcggcggcggcgggctcGCCATGTTCCTGAGGCTCTGCTATGCTGATCTCAAG GTGACAGCCGTAGATATAGATCCAGTTATGTTGGACGTGGCCAGAGACCACTTCGAGCTGAAGGTGGATGACAGGCTGATGGTGCAGATCAAGGATGGCCTGGATTTCTTGAGGGACGAAGCTAGAAATG GACACAAGTACGAGTCTGTGATGTTCGACATGGACAGCAAGGACTCCACCCTGGGCCTGTCGTGTCCGCCCAAACAGTTCCTGGATAACGATGTGTTGGAGGACGTCAGAACTATACTCACGGACGACg gcCACTTCATCGTGAATCTCGTATGTCGCAACGAAGCACTGCATTCTtcgataataaaaatgatgaaaCCACATTTCAAGCATATAATGACTGCGACACTAACCGAAGATGTGAACGAGATTCTAATAGCCACGAATGGCAAGAACGTTTACAAGATGGACGCTTTAGAGGATGCTGTGAAGAGATTGAACGCGGCGGCGCGCGAAAGCAAATTGGTTGCTGTGAACTCTGTGgatttgaaagattttatGCAGAATGTCAATATAGTGTCATAG
- the LOC106136859 gene encoding SUN domain-containing ossification factor isoform X2 has product MSPPRALLAALLVFQLLSYGGHQGLTKIFYTLPDTGQPPLLISLADNAKLDLKSPDELLFVNDSEQHNDTKTFIIVEKNALDDQNDKTKHEEKESTEPRLVVKAIPMHEVRQTEDAFQAAVPVTEESSVESQTEEQTEERQNIPVKPETPQEDIPSFSEWAQKQLAEAEKKDTVLNQSSQPSHSNTNFSNKSTKLRSKNYASPACGAKIVAVNPEAGSASSILSPNRDEYMLNTCNSRIWFVVELCEAVQAQKIEIANFELFSSIPKDIAVYFSDRFPTRDWASVGHFTAKEMRDVQSFDLYPHLFGKFIKVEMLSHHGSEHYCPISLFKVYGTSEFEVLEKESSQHAALIDDDEDDDVIDIPDVPIVETEPSKNLFGSARDAVMSIMKKAAQALVKTEVPKNVSSEHNDTSSIENMYKRCCSPSHIIVCDNCSETLYNEVYELISCSSDKLVSLVRQVFLRETLKCTGLCQPYGLDFKSTKTIEFSDERVAYMNALFPKKYLAALCNILAIKEKKVVLNTSFETELNSTSNITVEESPQKVSSETNAEQDVKLMLDKNNGSSEDKTTETDQQEEKAVITEQIENIINSEELPKEGNDKIDDKKVEPVPVLEEKLVEQTAEVIIDTNKPADTNLEAENKDAILKIDGKNGKVETTTEKPKEVANNGGDEMNDQIMIDNENFMSELDQMAVDPTPVASQKENQAQTTFQKESVFLRLSNRVKTLERNMSLSGQYLEELSRRYKKQVEEMQKTFEKTVAQMTEERRKSNEREQKYLEQMATLHDQMQNMASAVKLLLDERDSWFGNITFFKFIILQTLIIAAALYYIKTSHKPQPVLVPVPKKSRKKNDKFRRKSVEGVSGHETPSAKKRRPSEEALQIARQSVECEDDDEGEWKVARKNRRRKTSIIHRNAEDRNWSRQDSIGKLQENPIPLDEEEFYAPVPEPKEFNDTVVIKKELPKTNGSFFNNLKNKTMKTRRLSSPAFLRTFSRQSTRSTPSPVVRTLEPIFNGKVDKKAASESPTGSLWSESTEISQNGNPDNESGGKKKKSLKNILKKVF; this is encoded by the exons GTTACCTGACACAGGACAACCTCCACTCCTCATCTCTCTAGCAGATAACGCTAAATTGGATTTGAAAAGTCCCGACGAGCTGCTGTTCGTCAACGATTCGGAGCAACATAATGATACGAAAACGTTCATAATAGTAGAAAAAAATGCACTAGATGACCAGaatgacaaaacaaaacacgaAGAAAAAGAATCAACGGAACCACGGCTTGTAGTTAAAGCCATACCCATGCACGAAGTCCGACAAACCGAGGATGCATTTCAGGCTGCTGTCCCAGTTACTGAGGAAAGCTCAGTAGAATCTCAAACAGAAGAGCAAACGGAAGAAAGACAAAACATTCCAGTTAAACCAGAGACCCCACAAGAGGACATACCCTCATTCTCAGAGTGGGCCCAAAAACAATTGGCAGAGGCCGAGAAGAAAGACACAGTACTCAATCAATCGAGTCAACCTAGTCATAGCAATACAAATTTTAGCAATAAAAGTACTAAGTTACGGTCGAAAAACTACGCTTCGCCAGCCTGTGGAGCGAAGATAGTTGCCGTAAACCCGGAAGCCGGTTCGGCCAGCTCTATTCTGTCTCCAAACAGAGACGAATATATGCTCAACACGTGCAACAGTCGCATTTGGTTCGTGGTTGAACTGTGCGAGGCTGTCCAAGCTCAAAAAATCGAAATCGCTAACTTCGAGTTATTTTCGTCCATTCCCAAAGATATTGCTGTGTACTTCAGCGATCGGTTCCCGACGCGAGACTGGGCCAGCGTCGGTCACTTTACCGCCAAAGAAATGAGAGACGTGCAAAGTTTTGATTTGTACCCACACTTGTTcggaaaatttataaaagtggAAATGCTTTCGCACCACGGTTCCGAGCATTACTGCCCGATATCACTGTTCAAAGTGTACGGCACGTCGGAGTTTGAAGTTTTGGAAAAAGAGAGCTCTCAACATGCAGCGCTCATAGACGATGACGAAGATGATGACGTGATTGATATCCCCGATGTACCTATTGTAGAAACGGAGCCTTCTAAAAACTTATTTGGCTCCGCGAGAGACGCAGTCATGTCTATAATGAAGAAAGCTGCACAAGCGCTTGTAAAAACTGAAGTTCCTAAAAATGTGTCCTCTGAACATAACGATACTTCGTCTAtagaaaatatgtacaaaCGGTGTTGCTCTCCAAGCCATATTATTGTATGTGATAATTGCAGTGAAACTCTTTACAATGAAGTGTATGAACTTATTAGCTGTAGTTCGGACAAATTAGTCAGTTTAGTGCGTCAAGTGTTTCTCAGAGAGACTTTAAAGTGCACAGGTTTATGTCAACCGTATGGTCTAGACTTTAAAAGTACAAAAACTATTGAGTTTAGTGATGAGCGTGTTGCTTACATGAACGCTTTATTTCCGAAAAAGTATTTAGCCgctttatgtaatattttagcTATTAAAGAAAAGAAGGTTGTATTAAATACAAGTTTCGAAACTGAACTGAATTCAACCAGTAATATAACTGTAGAAGAATCGCCCCAAAAAGTAAGTAGTGAAACAAATGCAGAACAAGACGTTAAATTGATGCTGGATAAGAATAATGGATCCAGTGAGGATAAAACTACCGAAACTGACCAACAAGAAGAAAAGGCAGTAATAACTgaacaaatagaaaatattattaactcaGAAGAATTGCCTAAAGAGGGAAACGATAAAATAGACGATAAAAAGGTGGAGCCTGTTCCTGTTTTAGAAGAAAAACTTGTAGAACAGACAGCAGAGGTTATTATTGATACCAATAAACCAGCAGATACGAATTTAGAGGCAGAAAACAAAGATGCAATACTGAAAATTGATGGGAAGAATGGAAAAGTCGAAACCACTACAGAGAAGCCTAAAGAAGTGGCTAATAATGGTGGAGATGAGATGAATGATCAGATTATGATTGATAACGAGAATTTTATGTCGGAGTTGGACCAGATGGCTGTGGACCCAACACCAGTGGCATCCCAAAAAGAGAATCAAGCTCAGACGACTTTCCAAAAGGAATCTGTATTCCTGAGATTGTCGAACAGGGTTAAG ACACTGGAGAGGAACATGTCCCTGTCGGGACAATACCTCGAGGAGCTAAGCAGGCGTTACAAGAAGCAAGTTGAAGAAATGCAGAAGACTTTCGAAAAGACCGTGGCTCAAATGACGGAGGAGCGGCGAAAAAGCAACGAGAGGGAGCAAAAGTACTTAGAGCAAATGGCCACTTTACATGACCAGATGCAAAACATGGCGTCCGCCGTGAAATTACTTCTAGACGAGCGGGACAGCTGGTTTGGCAACATCAcattcttcaaattcatcataTTACAAACGTTAATAATAGCCGCGGCATTGTACTACATAAAAACATCACACAAACCCCAACCAGTACTCGTGCCTGTTCCTAAAAAGTCTAGAAAGAAGAATGATAAGTTTAGAAGGAAATCTGTGGAAGGTGTGAGTGGCCACGAGACTCCGTCTGCTAAGAAGCGGCGACCGAGCGAAGAAGCTTTACAAATCGCAAGACAATCCGTGGAGTGTGAAGACGATGACGAGGGTGAATGGAAGGTCGCCAGGAAGAACAGACGAAGGAAAACCTCAATAATACACAGAAATGCCGAAGATAGAAACTGGAGCCGGCAAGACAGCATCGGAAAATTACAAGAGAATCCTATACCGTTGGACGAAGAAGAGTTTTACGCTCCCGTGCCTGAACCAAAGGAGTTTAACGACACTGTAgttataaaaaaggaattgCCGAAAACCAATGGCTCTTTCTTTAATAACTTGAAAAATAAGACGATGAAAACGAGACGACTGTCGTCACCTGCTTTCCTGAGGACTTTCAGCAGACAAAGTACCAGAAGCACACCGAGTCCAGTTGTGAGGACTTTGGAACCGATTTTCAATGGGAAAGTGGATAAGAAAGCTGCCTCAGAATCACCTACAGGGAGTTTGTGGTCAGAATCAACAGAAATATCCCAAAACGGTAATCCAGACAATGAAAGTGGTGgcaaaaagaagaaaagcCTCAagaatatattgaaaaaagttttttaa
- the LOC106136859 gene encoding uncharacterized protein LOC106136859 isoform X1 — MKSGLCLIYTSLLTISVISSCALFILVVSDALQGEGDADVTVDLSGLHNVSKKINDIGQDESTDEPNSGQMAAKENKGFQDNEMIFAETLSLNSVTTDGLPDTGQPPLLISLADNAKLDLKSPDELLFVNDSEQHNDTKTFIIVEKNALDDQNDKTKHEEKESTEPRLVVKAIPMHEVRQTEDAFQAAVPVTEESSVESQTEEQTEERQNIPVKPETPQEDIPSFSEWAQKQLAEAEKKDTVLNQSSQPSHSNTNFSNKSTKLRSKNYASPACGAKIVAVNPEAGSASSILSPNRDEYMLNTCNSRIWFVVELCEAVQAQKIEIANFELFSSIPKDIAVYFSDRFPTRDWASVGHFTAKEMRDVQSFDLYPHLFGKFIKVEMLSHHGSEHYCPISLFKVYGTSEFEVLEKESSQHAALIDDDEDDDVIDIPDVPIVETEPSKNLFGSARDAVMSIMKKAAQALVKTEVPKNVSSEHNDTSSIENMYKRCCSPSHIIVCDNCSETLYNEVYELISCSSDKLVSLVRQVFLRETLKCTGLCQPYGLDFKSTKTIEFSDERVAYMNALFPKKYLAALCNILAIKEKKVVLNTSFETELNSTSNITVEESPQKVSSETNAEQDVKLMLDKNNGSSEDKTTETDQQEEKAVITEQIENIINSEELPKEGNDKIDDKKVEPVPVLEEKLVEQTAEVIIDTNKPADTNLEAENKDAILKIDGKNGKVETTTEKPKEVANNGGDEMNDQIMIDNENFMSELDQMAVDPTPVASQKENQAQTTFQKESVFLRLSNRVKTLERNMSLSGQYLEELSRRYKKQVEEMQKTFEKTVAQMTEERRKSNEREQKYLEQMATLHDQMQNMASAVKLLLDERDSWFGNITFFKFIILQTLIIAAALYYIKTSHKPQPVLVPVPKKSRKKNDKFRRKSVEGVSGHETPSAKKRRPSEEALQIARQSVECEDDDEGEWKVARKNRRRKTSIIHRNAEDRNWSRQDSIGKLQENPIPLDEEEFYAPVPEPKEFNDTVVIKKELPKTNGSFFNNLKNKTMKTRRLSSPAFLRTFSRQSTRSTPSPVVRTLEPIFNGKVDKKAASESPTGSLWSESTEISQNGNPDNESGGKKKKSLKNILKKVF, encoded by the exons GTTACCTGACACAGGACAACCTCCACTCCTCATCTCTCTAGCAGATAACGCTAAATTGGATTTGAAAAGTCCCGACGAGCTGCTGTTCGTCAACGATTCGGAGCAACATAATGATACGAAAACGTTCATAATAGTAGAAAAAAATGCACTAGATGACCAGaatgacaaaacaaaacacgaAGAAAAAGAATCAACGGAACCACGGCTTGTAGTTAAAGCCATACCCATGCACGAAGTCCGACAAACCGAGGATGCATTTCAGGCTGCTGTCCCAGTTACTGAGGAAAGCTCAGTAGAATCTCAAACAGAAGAGCAAACGGAAGAAAGACAAAACATTCCAGTTAAACCAGAGACCCCACAAGAGGACATACCCTCATTCTCAGAGTGGGCCCAAAAACAATTGGCAGAGGCCGAGAAGAAAGACACAGTACTCAATCAATCGAGTCAACCTAGTCATAGCAATACAAATTTTAGCAATAAAAGTACTAAGTTACGGTCGAAAAACTACGCTTCGCCAGCCTGTGGAGCGAAGATAGTTGCCGTAAACCCGGAAGCCGGTTCGGCCAGCTCTATTCTGTCTCCAAACAGAGACGAATATATGCTCAACACGTGCAACAGTCGCATTTGGTTCGTGGTTGAACTGTGCGAGGCTGTCCAAGCTCAAAAAATCGAAATCGCTAACTTCGAGTTATTTTCGTCCATTCCCAAAGATATTGCTGTGTACTTCAGCGATCGGTTCCCGACGCGAGACTGGGCCAGCGTCGGTCACTTTACCGCCAAAGAAATGAGAGACGTGCAAAGTTTTGATTTGTACCCACACTTGTTcggaaaatttataaaagtggAAATGCTTTCGCACCACGGTTCCGAGCATTACTGCCCGATATCACTGTTCAAAGTGTACGGCACGTCGGAGTTTGAAGTTTTGGAAAAAGAGAGCTCTCAACATGCAGCGCTCATAGACGATGACGAAGATGATGACGTGATTGATATCCCCGATGTACCTATTGTAGAAACGGAGCCTTCTAAAAACTTATTTGGCTCCGCGAGAGACGCAGTCATGTCTATAATGAAGAAAGCTGCACAAGCGCTTGTAAAAACTGAAGTTCCTAAAAATGTGTCCTCTGAACATAACGATACTTCGTCTAtagaaaatatgtacaaaCGGTGTTGCTCTCCAAGCCATATTATTGTATGTGATAATTGCAGTGAAACTCTTTACAATGAAGTGTATGAACTTATTAGCTGTAGTTCGGACAAATTAGTCAGTTTAGTGCGTCAAGTGTTTCTCAGAGAGACTTTAAAGTGCACAGGTTTATGTCAACCGTATGGTCTAGACTTTAAAAGTACAAAAACTATTGAGTTTAGTGATGAGCGTGTTGCTTACATGAACGCTTTATTTCCGAAAAAGTATTTAGCCgctttatgtaatattttagcTATTAAAGAAAAGAAGGTTGTATTAAATACAAGTTTCGAAACTGAACTGAATTCAACCAGTAATATAACTGTAGAAGAATCGCCCCAAAAAGTAAGTAGTGAAACAAATGCAGAACAAGACGTTAAATTGATGCTGGATAAGAATAATGGATCCAGTGAGGATAAAACTACCGAAACTGACCAACAAGAAGAAAAGGCAGTAATAACTgaacaaatagaaaatattattaactcaGAAGAATTGCCTAAAGAGGGAAACGATAAAATAGACGATAAAAAGGTGGAGCCTGTTCCTGTTTTAGAAGAAAAACTTGTAGAACAGACAGCAGAGGTTATTATTGATACCAATAAACCAGCAGATACGAATTTAGAGGCAGAAAACAAAGATGCAATACTGAAAATTGATGGGAAGAATGGAAAAGTCGAAACCACTACAGAGAAGCCTAAAGAAGTGGCTAATAATGGTGGAGATGAGATGAATGATCAGATTATGATTGATAACGAGAATTTTATGTCGGAGTTGGACCAGATGGCTGTGGACCCAACACCAGTGGCATCCCAAAAAGAGAATCAAGCTCAGACGACTTTCCAAAAGGAATCTGTATTCCTGAGATTGTCGAACAGGGTTAAG ACACTGGAGAGGAACATGTCCCTGTCGGGACAATACCTCGAGGAGCTAAGCAGGCGTTACAAGAAGCAAGTTGAAGAAATGCAGAAGACTTTCGAAAAGACCGTGGCTCAAATGACGGAGGAGCGGCGAAAAAGCAACGAGAGGGAGCAAAAGTACTTAGAGCAAATGGCCACTTTACATGACCAGATGCAAAACATGGCGTCCGCCGTGAAATTACTTCTAGACGAGCGGGACAGCTGGTTTGGCAACATCAcattcttcaaattcatcataTTACAAACGTTAATAATAGCCGCGGCATTGTACTACATAAAAACATCACACAAACCCCAACCAGTACTCGTGCCTGTTCCTAAAAAGTCTAGAAAGAAGAATGATAAGTTTAGAAGGAAATCTGTGGAAGGTGTGAGTGGCCACGAGACTCCGTCTGCTAAGAAGCGGCGACCGAGCGAAGAAGCTTTACAAATCGCAAGACAATCCGTGGAGTGTGAAGACGATGACGAGGGTGAATGGAAGGTCGCCAGGAAGAACAGACGAAGGAAAACCTCAATAATACACAGAAATGCCGAAGATAGAAACTGGAGCCGGCAAGACAGCATCGGAAAATTACAAGAGAATCCTATACCGTTGGACGAAGAAGAGTTTTACGCTCCCGTGCCTGAACCAAAGGAGTTTAACGACACTGTAgttataaaaaaggaattgCCGAAAACCAATGGCTCTTTCTTTAATAACTTGAAAAATAAGACGATGAAAACGAGACGACTGTCGTCACCTGCTTTCCTGAGGACTTTCAGCAGACAAAGTACCAGAAGCACACCGAGTCCAGTTGTGAGGACTTTGGAACCGATTTTCAATGGGAAAGTGGATAAGAAAGCTGCCTCAGAATCACCTACAGGGAGTTTGTGGTCAGAATCAACAGAAATATCCCAAAACGGTAATCCAGACAATGAAAGTGGTGgcaaaaagaagaaaagcCTCAagaatatattgaaaaaagttttttaa